From the Pseudomonas syringae KCTC 12500 genome, the window GGCGATATCGACACGACGGGTAAACCACACTTGCTCATGGCCTTTGGCGTACTCGATGAAACGCTTGAGTGCGGCGAGGCGGGCGGGGCGGCCGATCAGGCGGCAATGCAGGCCGATGGAAAGCATCTTCGGCGCGTCTTCGCCTTCGGCATACAGCACGTCGAACGCATCCTTGAGGTATTGGAAGAACTGCTCGCCATTGTTGAAACCCTGCACCTGGGTGAAACGCATGTCGTTGGTATCCAGGGTGTACGGAATCACCAGATGAGGCTTGCCGGTCGGGTTGTTCGGCTCCCAGTACGGCAGGTCATCGTCGTAGGTGTCGCAATCATAGAGAAAACCGCCTTCCTCCATGACCAGACGCCGGGTGTTGGGGCCGGTGCGCCCGGTGTACCAGCCCAGCGGCCGTTCGCCGCTGATCTCGGTGAGGATCTGGATCGCCTGGCGCATGTGCTCACGCTCCTGGGCTTCGTCCATGTTCTGGTAGTCGATCCAGCGATAGCCGTGGCTGCAGATCTCATGACCTTCGGCGACCATGGCGCGGATCACCTCTGGATGACGCTGCGCGGCCATGGCCACGGCAAAAATGGTCAGGGGGATATCGAACTGCCTGAACAGCTTGAGAATGCGCCACACACCGGCGCGGCTGCCGTATTCGTACAGCGACTCCATGCTCATGTTGCGCTGGCCCTGGAGTGGCTGCGCGGCAACCATCTCGGACAGGAAGGCTTCTGATTCCTTGTCGCCATGCAGAATATTGCGCTCGCCACCTTCCTCGTAATTCAGCACGAAAGACAAGGCAATGCGCGCATTACCCGGCCAGCGTGGGTGAGGCGGGTTGTTGCCGTAACCGATCAGGTCGCGTGGGTAGTCAGCGCTCACTGCAAGCTTCCTTCTTGTCCATGGGGTGCGTTGGATGCGTTAAGTCAGGTGCAATGCCAATAGCGGTCAAGGCACTGTCGGATCAAGATTGTATACAATTTTATTTTCAGCTTGTAACCCTGTACGTTTCTGCACCGAAGCGTCTCGGCAAGAGTAAAACAAGCAAGAAACCTGCCTGACTGGTCAGCTAATCGTAAAAAACCTGATATTTTTCCTCTGCTTCCTTCTTGTATGGCCAATCCCGCGCCCAGCCAGCGTCCTGGCTAAGGGCTGTGGAACGATGAAGAATTTATTGTGTACAGGTTTTCCCGAAAGTGTCTTAATCGGTCGCAATCGCACGATGTAGAGCACTTCATTGGTGCACTGCTTCACCATGGCCGGCTGTGAGGAGTGAAGTTTTGGGAAAATTGACCACACATGTACTGGACGCCGCCCATGGCTGCCCCGGCAGCGCCATCCGCATCGAGTTGTACCGGGTCGAAGACCAGCGACTGCTGCATATTGTCAGTACGCTTACCAACAGCGATGGGCGCTGCGATGCGCCGCTGTTGCAGGGTGAGGCTTATCAATCCGGCGTCTATCAATTGCACTTCAAGGCTGGCGATTATTACCGCACGCGGGGCGTGGTTCTGAATGAGCCTGCCTTTCTCGATGAGGTGGTGCTGCGCTTCGGCATTGATGCAGGTCAGGAACACTTTCATGTCCCGCTGCTAATCTCGCCGTACAGCTACTCGACGTACCGGGGCAGCTGAATACCTCTTGCCCGCCCCACACTGCGGGCTTTTTTTTGCGCGTGTCTGCGCGTTTGCCCTGTGTACAATGCGCCAGTCCCGACGCCGTAATTCACCTGCGCACGAGTGCCCATGAACGACCAGTCTCTGCCTCTCAAGAAACAGCCGCGCAGGCTTGGCCTAAGCCGTAACGTCACGCAAGACGATATCGTTTACGAACATGTCTTCGATGCCATCCTGGAACAGCGGCTGGCGCCGGGTACCAAACTGAGTGAAGAGGCGCTGGGCGAGATTTTCGGTGTCAGCCGCACGATCATTCGTCGCGCTCTGTCGCGGCTGGGGCATGAGGGCGTCGTGCTGTTGCGCCCCAATCGTGGCGCGGTGGTCGCCAGCCCCAGCGTTGAAGAGGCGCGTCAGGTGTTTTTCGCGCGGCGCATGGTCGAGAAGGCAATCACGCAACTGGCGGTCGAGCACGCCACTGCCGAGCAGTTGGCCGAGCTGCGTCAGATGGTCAGCGACGAGCGCGACAGCTTTGCTCGCGGTGATCGGGGCGCCGGTATTCGTCTGTCCGGCGAGTTTCACCTTCAGTTGGCCGTGGCCGCTAGAAACGCGCCGCTGATCAGCTTCCAGCGCAGTCTGGTGTCGCAGACCTCACTGATCATTGCCCAGTACGAAACCGGCAATCGCACGCATTGTTCCTACGATGAACACAACCAGTTGATCGACGCCATCGAAGCCCGCAATGCAGCGCTGGCCGTCGAATTGATGATGCATCACATGGACCACATCGACAGCAAGCTCAACCTTGACGAAGACAGCGCCTCTGACGACCTGCATGCAGTGTTCTCGCATGTCATGGGCCGGAAAAAGACGGAGCGTTGAGGCCGCGCGGATAATTCAACTTTCGTGCGACGTTCCGTGTCGTCATGCCGTTGCGGACGCTCCGCATCCTCTTGACGACGCTGGAACGTGAGGAGCGAGGTGCTAGCCTCTGTCATGCACCAATCGGCCACCCGACCAGGTCTGCTTCACCGTCCGGTCATCACCGATGGTCATCAGCACGAACAGAATCTCTTCGATAGTCTTCGCCTGCTTCAAGCGATACGACAGCAGTGGGGTGGCGTTGTAGTCGAGCACCAGGAAGTCAGCCTCGTTGCCGGGCTTCAGGCTGCCGACCTTGTCTTCCAGACGCAGCGCCCGCGCGCCGCCCAGTGTCGCCAGGTACAGTGACTTGAACGGATTGAGCCGCGCGCCCTGCATCTGCATGACTTTGTAGGCCTCGTTGAGGGTCTGCAGAATCGAAAAGCTGGTGCCGCCGCCCACGTCGGTTCCCAGGCCGACATTCACCTTGTGCTTCTCGGTCATTGGCAGGTTGAACAGGCCGCTGCCCAGAAACAGGTTGGAGGTCGGGCAGAAGGCAATCGCCGAACCGGTCTGCGCCAGTCGGGCGCATTGTTCGTCGCACAGGTGCACGCCGTGGGCGAACACCGAGCGCTCGCCGAGCAGGTTGAAGTGATCGTAGACGTCCAGATAATGCTTGCGCTCCGGGAACAGCGCCTTGACCCACTCGATCTCCTGAAGGTTCTCGCTGATGTGGGTCTGCAGGTACAGGCCGGGGTATTCGGTGAGCAACTGGCCGGCGAGGCTCAATTGTTCCGGGCTGCTGGTCGGCGCGAAGCGCGGCGTCACTGCGTAGCTCAAACGCCCTTTGCCATGCCAGCGCTCGATCAGTGCCTTGCTGTCGGCGTACCCGGATTCCGGCGTATCGACCAGGTAATCCGGTGCATTGCGGTCCATCATCACCTTGCCGGCGATCATGCGCAGATCAAGTGCCTGGGCCGCACTGAAAAATGCCTCGACCGATTCCTTGTGCACACTGCCGAACACCAGCGCCGTGGTCGTACCGTTGCGCAGCAATTCCTTGATGAAGATGTCGGCCACCTGCGCCGAGTGCGCGGGGTCGGCGAACTGGCTTTCGCAGGGAAAGGTGTAGGTGTTGAGCCAATCCAGCAATTGCTCGCCGTAGGAGCCGATCATGCCGGTTTGCGGCAAGTGAATATGGGTGTCGATGAACCCCGGTGTGATCAGGGCGTCCGGGTATTCGATCAGCTCGACATCGTCGTCGAGGCGCTCCAGCAGATCGGCAGCGTGACCCACCGAAACGATCTTGCCGTCCTCGACCAGCAACAGGCCGTCGGCAAAGTATTCATAGGATGCATCCAGCGCCACTTCGGCCGGGTCGGCGAGGCTGTGAACGATGGCGGCGCGGTAAGCTTTACGGCGGGAAACTGAACTCATGGCACTCTCGTTGGGACTCATTGCGACTGACTGCGGCGCGATGCAGGCAGCAGTCTGGCGATAGGTTCGGCGTTGGCGGTGTGTTGGCCAAAGCTGACATTGTAAGTGGCGATTATTTCCGCGGCGATCGACACCGCGATCTCGATGGGTAGCTTGCCTTTGACCTCGGCCAGGCCCATCGGGCAACGCATGCGTTGCAGCAGACTGGCGTCGAAACCGCGCTCCCGCAAGCGATGTTCGAACTTGACCCGTTTGGTTTTCGAGCCGATCAGCCCGAAGTAACCAAAGTCGCCACGCCTGAGGATGGCGGCCGTCAGTTCCAGATCCAGCTGATGGTTGTGGGTCATCACGATGCAATAGGTGCCGACCGGCAGTTGCGCGACCTCGTCGACCGGCTCGTCGTTGATGATCTTCGTCACGCCCTCGGGCATCGGCTCGGGGAATTCCTGCTCACGGCTGTCGATCCAGCGTACCCGGCAGGGCAGGCTGGCCAGCAGCGGCACCAGGGCGCGGCCGACGTGACCTGCACCGAACACGGCGATCTGCGCGACGGGCTCGCCCATCGGTTCGAACAACAGCACGTTCACGCCGCCGCAGCACTGGCCCAGGCTTGCACCCAGGTTGAAGCGTTCCAGGCGCGTCTGCCGGGTGCCGCTGGCAAGCATCTCGCGGGCGATTTCCATGGCCTTGTATTCCAGGTGGCCGCCACCGATGGTGTCGTGGATGTGCTCGGCGCAGACCACCATTTTCGATCCGGCATTACGTGGCGTGGAGCCCAGCTCCTCGATGATCGTCACCAGAATGCCGGGTTCTCCACGGGCCTGCAGCTCGGCCAGGGCGCTGATCCAGTTGTTCATTTCTGCTCCAGGACAGAGTGATCCAGGCCAGGCGCCTTCGCGAGCAAGCTCGCTCCCACGGGAGCATCCTGAATAGGTGAAGGCGAGCCTGGCGCCTCTTCATTTGCTCGCGAAGCGGCAGAAACAGTCGGCTCGGCCCTTTCGCTGGGTGCACGACGCGCAGCGCTGTGCTGGCGCATCTGTTCGCAGCCCCACAACACTTTTTCCGGCGTCGCCGGGGCGTCGATGTCTGGTTGATGACGATAGTCACCCAAGCTCGCCACGGCGTCCTTGATGGCGCACCAGGCGGCGATGCCGAGCATGAACGGCGGCTCGCCGACGGCCTTGGAATGAAACACCGTGTCTTCCGGGTTCTTGCGGTTCTCTACCAGCTTGATGCGCAGATCGAGCGGCATGTCTGCCACTGCCGGGATCTTGTAGGACGCCGGGCCGCTGGTCATCAGCTTGCCCTTGTCGTTCCACACCAGTTCCTCGGTGGTCAGCCAGCCGGCGCCCTGAATATAGCCGCCTTCGACCTGACCGATATCGATGGCCGGGTTCAGCGACGCGCCGACATCGTGAAGGATGTCGGTGCGTAACATCTTGTATTCGCCGGTCAGCGTATCGACGATGACCTCCACGCAGGCTGCGCCAAAGGCGTAGTAATAGAACGGCCGGCCACGCGCCTGGCTGCGGTCGTAAAAAATCTTCGGCGTCTTGTAATAGCCGGTGCTCGACAGCGACACCTGGCCCATCCATGCCAATTGCGCCAGTTCGGCGAACGGCAGGTACAGCTCGCCGATCCGCACATGGCCGTTGCGGAATTCGACCTCTGCTTCGCTCACCTGGTAGTGCATGGCAGCAAACTCCACCAGCCTTTGCTTGAGGATTTCAGCAGCATTCTGTGCGGCTTTGCCGTTCAGGTCCGTACCGCTCGAAGCGGCAGTGGGCGAGGTGTTCGGCACCTTGTCGGTGTTGGTCGCAGTGATCTGGATGCGCTCGATGTCCACCTGGAACACCTCGGCCACGACCTGCGCGACCTTGGTGTTCAAGCCCTGGCCCATTTCAGTGCCGCCATGGTTCAGGTGGATGCTGCCGTCGGTGTAGATATGAACCAGCGCACCGGCCTGATTGAGAAAGCTGGCGGTGAACGAGATGCCGAACTTGACCGGTGTCAGCGCCAGGCCTTTTTTCAGCACCGGGCTGCCGGCATTGAACGCACGAATCGCTTCGCGTCGCTCGGCGTACTGGCTGCTTTGCTCGAGGTCGGTGGTCATCTCTTCCAGCAGGTTGTGTTCGACCGTCTGGTAATAGTGGGTGACGTTGCGCTCGGTCTTGCCGTAATAGTTGGCCTTGCGCACGTGCAGCGGGTCCTTGCCGAGGAAGCGTGCAATGCAGTCCATGACCTCTTCGATGGCGACCATGCCCTGCGGGCCGCCAAAGCCCCGGTAGGCGGTGTTGGACGCGGTGTGCGTCTTGCAGCGGTGACCGTTGACGGTGGCTTCGCCCAGGTAATACGCGTTGTCGGCATGAAACATGGCGCGGTCGACGATGGACGCCGAGAGGTCCGGCGAATAGCCACAGTTGCCGGCCAGATCCAGCTGTATGCCCTGCAAACGACCGTCATCGTCGAAGCCCACGTCGTACTCGATGTAGAACGGGTGGCGCTTGCCGGTCATCTGCATGTCTTCGAAGCGTTGCAGGCGCATCTTGGTGGGCTGGCCGGTCAAGCGGGCAATCACGGCGCACAGGCAGGCCGGACTGGCCGCCTGGGTTTCCTTGCCGCCAAAACCACCGCCCATGCGGCGCATGTCGACCACGATGCGGTTCATCGGCACGCCCAGCACCTCGGCCACCAGCTTCTGGATTTCCGTGGGGTTCTGGGTCGAGCAATAGACGATCATGCCGCCGTCTTCGGTCGGCATCACCGAGGAGATCTGGGTTTCCAGGTAAAAATGTTCCTGGCCGCCAATGTGCAGGTTGCCCTGCAGGCGGTGGGTTGCGCGCGCCAGGGCAGCGGCAGAGTCGCCACGCTTGTGGGTATGGCTGTCGAGCACGAAATGCTTCTGGCGCAGGGCCTGGACCACATCCAGCACCGGTTGCAGGTCTTCGTATTCGATGATTGCCGCCATAGCTGCCTGGCGTGCAATGTCCAGGTCGCTAGCCGCCACCGCGAGCACCGGTTGCCCGACGAACTCCACCTTGTCGATGGCCAGCAGCGGGTCGCCGGGCAGCAACGGCCCAATGTCCTTGAGCCCCGGAATATCCTGATGGGTAATCGCGATGCGTACACCTTCGAAGGCGTAGCAGGGCGAGGTATCGATGCTGATGATGCGCGCATGGGCTCGGTCGGAAAGGCGTGCGTAGACGTGCAACTGGTTGGGAAATTCCAGGCGATCATCGATGTACACCGCTTCGCCTGACACGTGCTTGTCGGCACTGTCGTGCTTGACGCTGCGGCCCACGCCGGTGTTCAGACCCTGCTGAAATACCGCAAGCATCTCGGCCTGGGTGGTGTTTGGGGAATGCTCAGACATAGTCAGTCACCCGCGTTGGAACCGCTGGGGTCTGTAATTCGATGAAGTACTTGCGCAGCAGGTTTTGCGCGCTCAACAGGCGGTATTCCTTGCTCGCCCGGAAATCCGACAGCGGAGTGAAGTCCTCGCTCAGTGCAGCGCAGGCGCGCTCGACGGTTGCATGGTTCCATGGCTGCCCGATCAGCGCCTGTTCGCAGGCCGCTGCACGTTTCGGAATCGCCGCCATACCGCCGAACGCTACGCGAGCCTCGTGGATCACGCCATCTTCAAGGGTCAGGCGAAAAGCAGCGCAGACCGCCGAGATGTCATCATCCAGACGTTTGGAGACTTTATAGGCGCGGAAAATCTGTCGCGCAGAGGCGGTGGGCACGATGATCTTTTCGATGAACTCGCTTTCCTGACGGGCCGTGACCTTATAGTCGATGAAATAGTCTTCCAGCGCCAAAGTGCGCTGACTGTTGCCTTTGCGCAGCACGATCTGCGCGCCAAGGGCGATCAGCAGCGGCGGGGAGTCGCCGATGGGGGAGGCGTTGCCGATGTTGCCACCCAGCGTGCCCTGATTGCGGATCTGCAACGAAGCAAAGCGCTGCAGTAACTCGCCAAAGTCCGGGTATTCGGCCTTTAGCGCTGCATAACAGTCGGTCAGCGGGGTTGCCGCACCGATCTCCAGGCGATCGTCGAAACGCTTCACGCCCTTCATCTCGTCGATGTGTCCGACGTAAATCATCACTGGCAACTGTTTGTGAAACTGCGTGACTTCCAGGGCCAGATCGGTGCCGCCGGCCAGCAGACGCGCCTGTGGATGGCTGTCGTAGAGGTCCGCCAGATCCGCCACGGTCAGCGGAATGAAGCAGCGTTTTTCGCCGTCATTCAGTTCATCGGTGCCGGCCGGGGCGATGGCGCGCAGGCGTTCGACGGTTTGCGCCTGGCGCTGATCGAACTGGTCCGGCAGGCGCTGCGCGCAAGACTGCTCGGCGGCGGCCAGAATAGGGCGATAGCCGGTGCAGCGACACAGGTTGCCGGCCAGGGCTTCGTGGGCCTGATGGGCATCGGCTTCGCTGCTGTTCTTTTGCAGGGCAAACAGCGACATCACGAAACCCGGGGTACAAAAGCCGCATTGCGAGCCATGACACTCGACCATCGCCTTCTGCACGCTGTGCAACTGGCCCTGATGTTTGAGGTCCTCGACGCTGATCAATTGTTTGCCGTGCAGCGACGCCATGAACGTCAGGCATGAATTGAGGCTGCGATAACGCAGCGTTTGCTCGCCGTCGGCGTCACTGTGCAACTCGCCTACCACGACGGTGCAGGCACCGCAGTCACCACTGGCACAACCTTCCTTGGTACCGGGCTTGTGTGCCTGCTCACGCAGGTAGGTCAGCACGGTCATGTTCGGATTCAGGCTGCGCTCGGTTTTTAGCTCTTGGTTCAAAAGGAACTTAATCACGGCGCAAAGCCCTCACGTTTATTGTCATCAGACATGTCGATGAATCTATCAGCTATGTTTATTGGGTCAATTTGTTTCTGACTTCAGAGTCAGGAAATTGAGTTTTTCGGCCATCTGCCGATCAAACAACCTCTGGTTCTTGAATTGCCTGCCGGCTGTATTCAAGGTTTTGCGTATTTCGTGCCAGTTTCCGCGTTTATGGCCCTGCGCCACCGGTGCCGGTTGCGATACACTCCGCGGCTTGCATGCGGAACTGGTTTTTTCTGAAGGATAGTCATGACGTTCAAGGCCCCGGACAGCCTCGCTGAGCAAATTGCTCATCATCTTGCCGAGCGGATCATTCGCGGTGAGCTCAAGCCTGGAGAGCGTATCCAGGAACAGAAAGTCACGCAGGCGTTGAACGTCAGCCGTGGCTCCGTGCGCGAAGCATTACTGATTCTGGAGCGCCGCCACCTGGTGGTGATCCTGCCGCGTCGTGGCGCACAGGTCACGGTGCTCAACGCACACAATGTCACCAGCCTGTGCTGCATGATGAGAGAGCTGTACATTCTGCTGGCCAACGCGGTGGTCGAGCGCTGGACGACCGAGGAGGATCTTGCACCGTTCATGCAGATACAACAGCGTCTGCAGGCCAGTTTCGAGCAGCAGGACGTCAATGCATTCGTCGAAGAGAGCTTCAATGTGATGCGCGCAGCCTATCCGTTCGCCAACAACCCGTACCTTGAGGAAACCGTCGAGAATCTGCAGCCTTCCATGAGCCGCAGCTATTTCATCGCGCTCGAGCAACGCAAGGCCGATATGGGCGACTACCTGGCGTTGTTCGACGAACTGCTTGGCGCAGTGGTGGCACGGGATATCCCGAAGATTCGTGTTGTGCTGGTCAGCTACTGTCAGCGCAGCTGCCAGTTGGTGCTGGCCGCCCTGGCAGCGGGCTGACGCCGTGCGCCTGAAGTGCATCAAGCTGGCGGGGTTCAAATCTTTCGTCGACCCCACCACGGTGAACTTCCCCAGCAACATGGCGGCTGTCGTCGGCCCCAATGGCTGTGGCAAATCCAACATCATCGACGCCGTGCGCTGGGTCATGGGCGAAAGCTCGGCCAAGAACCTGCGCGGCGAGTCGATGACCGACGTCATCTTCAACGGCTCCACCAGCCGTAAACCGGTCAGCCAGGCCAGCATCGAACTGGTCTTCGACAACTCCGACGGCACGCTGGTGGGCGAGTACGCGGCATATGCGGAAATCTCCATTCGCCGCAAAGTGACCCGCGACAGCCAGAACAGCTACTACCTCAACGGCACCAAGTGCCGCCGTCGCGACATCACCGATATCTTCCTCGGCACCGGCCTGGGGCCGCGCAGCTATTCGATCATCGAACAGGGCATGATCTCCAAACTGATCGAGGCCAAGCCTGAAGATCTGCGCAACTTCATCGAAGAAGCCGCGGGGATCTCCAAGTACAAGGAGCGGCGCCGGGAAACCGAAAACCGCATTCGTCGCACCCACGAGAACCTGGCGCGCCTGACCGACCTGCGTGAAGAGCTCGAGCGTCAACTGGAGCGTCTGCACCGACAGGCTCAGGCTGCCGAGAAGTATCAGGAATACAAGGCTGAAGAGCGCCAGCTGAAAGCGCAATTGTCGGCCCTGCGCTGGCAGGCGCTGAATGATCTGGTAGGTCAGCGCGAGGCGGTGATCGGCAATCAGGAAGTGGGCTTCGAGGCGTTGGTGGCCGATCAGCGCAGTGCCGATGCCAGTATCGAAAGGCTGCGTGACGGCCACCATGACCTGTCCGAACGCTTCAACCTGGTGCAGGGCCGCTTTTATTCGGTCGGCGGCGACATTGCCCGCGTCGAGCAGAGCATTCAGCACGGTCAGCAGCGGCTGCGCCAGTTGCAGGATGACCTGCGAGAAGCCGAGCGTGCCCGCCAGGAAACCGAATCGCACCTTGGGCACGACACCACCTTGCTCGCCACCCTCGGCGAAGAGCTGGAGATGCTTGAGCCCGAGCAGGAAATGACCAGCGCCGCCGCCGAGGAGTCGGCCATCGCTCTGGAAGACGCCGAAGCGGCCATGCAGGGCTGGCAGGAAAAGTGGGACGTCTTCAATCAACAATCCGCCGAGCCGCAGCGTCAGGCACAGGTCCAGCAGTCACGCATTCAGCAGCTGGAACAGAGCATCGAACGCCTTGCAGAGCGCCAGCGGCGTCTGGCCGAAGAGCGTCAACTGCTGGCCGCGGACCCGGAAGATGCGGCCATTCTGCAATTGAGCGAAGACCTCGCCACCCGCGACATGACCCTTGAAGAGCTGCACATGGGTGAAGAGCAGGCGGTCGAGCGTCTTGAGCAATTGCGCGAGGCATTGCAGCACGCCAGTCAGGCGCAACAGCAGGCGCAGGGCGAGCTGCAACGTCTCAATGGCCGGCTGGCGTCCCTGGAGGCGCTGCAGCAGGCTGCACTTGACCCGGACACCGGCACCGCCGAGTGGCTGCGTGATCAGCAACTGGCCGAGCGACCGCGTCTGGCCGAGGGGCTGAGCGTTGAAGCCGGCTGGGAGCTGGCCGTGGAAACCGTGCTTGGCGCGGATTTGCAGGCCGTGCTGGTGGATGACTTCGATGGCCTCGATCTGGCCGGTTTTCAGCAGGGCGATCTGCGCTTGCTCAGCGCGGGTGCTGATACGGTTCGTGCGCCGGGCAGCTTGCTGGAAAAGGTCGACAGTACGGTTGATCTGTCTGCCTGGCTGAGCCAGGTGATTCCGGTGGAGAACCTGGACGAGGCGCTGGCGCGACGCGCACAACTCAGCGCCGGACAAAGCCTGATCAGCCGTGACGGCTACTGGGTGGGGCGGCACTTTTTGCGTGTACGCCGCGCCAGCGAAGCGCAGAGTGGCGTGCTGGCGCGCGGTAAGGAATTGCAGCGGCTGAGTCTGGAGCGCGATGAGCGCGAGGCGACGCTGGCCACTTTAGAAGAGCAATTACTGGTCTTGCGCGAGCAGCAGTCGCAGGAGGAAGACGCCCGTGAGCAGTTGCGCCGTCGCGTGCAGGACGAAACCCGTCAGCAAAGCGAACTGAAAGCGCAGCTGTCGGCGGTCCGGGTAAAAGTCGAGCAGTTGACCCTGCGGCGCACCCGCCTTGATGAGGAACTGGCCGAGCTGGGCGAGCAGCGCGCAGTCGAGCACGAGCAACTTGGCGAATCGCGCCTGCAATTGCAGGACGCGCTGGACAGCATGGCGCAGGATACCGAACAGCGCGAGGTGCTGCAGGCTCAGCGTGATGCGCTGCGTGAGCGTCTGGACCGGATACGTCAGGATGCGCGGCAGCACAAGGATCACAGTCATCAACTGGCGGTGCGTCTGGGCTCGATCAAGGCGCAATACGATTCGACCCGCCAGGCGCTGGAGCGCCTGCGCATGCAGTCCGAAAGGCTTACCGAGAAGCGCGAACAACTGAGCCTGAATCTGGAGGAGGGCGAGGCACCGCTCGAAGAGCTGCGCCTCAAGCTTGAAGAGTTGCTGGAACGGCGCATGGTGGTCGATGACGAAATGCGCATCGCCAAGAACGCACTCGAAGACGCTGACCGCGAATTGCGTGAGGCAGAAAAACGCCGCACCCAGGCCGAGCAGCAATCGCAACTGCTGCGTGGCCAGCTGGAACAACAGCGTCTGGAGTGGCAGGCACTGACGGTGCGTCGCAAAGCTTTGCAAGACCAACTGCATGAAGACGGCTACGACCTGCACGGCGTGCTCGCCACGCTGACGCCGGAAGCCAGCGAACAGGCTGCCGAGCAGCAACTGGAAAGCATCGCCGGGCGTATTCAGCGTCTGGGCGCAATCAACCTCGCGGCCATCGACGAGTATCAGCAGCAGTCCGAGCGCAAGCGCTATCTGGATGCGCAGGATGCCGATCTGGTCGAAGCGCTGGACACTCTGGAAAACGTCATCCGCAAGATCGACAAGGAGACCCGAAACCGCTTCAAGGATACCTTCGATCAGATAAATAGCGGAATTCAGGCACTTTTCCCAAAAGTTTTCGGTGGTGGCTCCGCTTATTTGGAACTGACAGGCGAAGATTTACTCGATACTGGGGTGACAATCATGGCGCGTCCCCCTGGCAAGAAGAACAGCACCATTCATTTGCTGTCGGGCGGTGAAAAAGCCCTGACGGCGCTGGCGCTGGTGTTTGCCATTTTCAAACTCAATCCTGCGCCGTTTTGCATGCTTGACGAGGTGGATGCGCCGCTGGATGACGCCAACGTGGGTCGCTATGCACGCTTGGTGAAAGAAATGTCACAA encodes:
- the guaD gene encoding guanine deaminase, translating into MSSVSRRKAYRAAIVHSLADPAEVALDASYEYFADGLLLVEDGKIVSVGHAADLLERLDDDVELIEYPDALITPGFIDTHIHLPQTGMIGSYGEQLLDWLNTYTFPCESQFADPAHSAQVADIFIKELLRNGTTTALVFGSVHKESVEAFFSAAQALDLRMIAGKVMMDRNAPDYLVDTPESGYADSKALIERWHGKGRLSYAVTPRFAPTSSPEQLSLAGQLLTEYPGLYLQTHISENLQEIEWVKALFPERKHYLDVYDHFNLLGERSVFAHGVHLCDEQCARLAQTGSAIAFCPTSNLFLGSGLFNLPMTEKHKVNVGLGTDVGGGTSFSILQTLNEAYKVMQMQGARLNPFKSLYLATLGGARALRLEDKVGSLKPGNEADFLVLDYNATPLLSYRLKQAKTIEEILFVLMTIGDDRTVKQTWSGGRLVHDRG
- the xdhB gene encoding xanthine dehydrogenase molybdopterin binding subunit, translated to MSEHSPNTTQAEMLAVFQQGLNTGVGRSVKHDSADKHVSGEAVYIDDRLEFPNQLHVYARLSDRAHARIISIDTSPCYAFEGVRIAITHQDIPGLKDIGPLLPGDPLLAIDKVEFVGQPVLAVAASDLDIARQAAMAAIIEYEDLQPVLDVVQALRQKHFVLDSHTHKRGDSAAALARATHRLQGNLHIGGQEHFYLETQISSVMPTEDGGMIVYCSTQNPTEIQKLVAEVLGVPMNRIVVDMRRMGGGFGGKETQAASPACLCAVIARLTGQPTKMRLQRFEDMQMTGKRHPFYIEYDVGFDDDGRLQGIQLDLAGNCGYSPDLSASIVDRAMFHADNAYYLGEATVNGHRCKTHTASNTAYRGFGGPQGMVAIEEVMDCIARFLGKDPLHVRKANYYGKTERNVTHYYQTVEHNLLEEMTTDLEQSSQYAERREAIRAFNAGSPVLKKGLALTPVKFGISFTASFLNQAGALVHIYTDGSIHLNHGGTEMGQGLNTKVAQVVAEVFQVDIERIQITATNTDKVPNTSPTAASSGTDLNGKAAQNAAEILKQRLVEFAAMHYQVSEAEVEFRNGHVRIGELYLPFAELAQLAWMGQVSLSSTGYYKTPKIFYDRSQARGRPFYYYAFGAACVEVIVDTLTGEYKMLRTDILHDVGASLNPAIDIGQVEGGYIQGAGWLTTEELVWNDKGKLMTSGPASYKIPAVADMPLDLRIKLVENRKNPEDTVFHSKAVGEPPFMLGIAAWCAIKDAVASLGDYRHQPDIDAPATPEKVLWGCEQMRQHSAARRAPSERAEPTVSAASRANEEAPGSPSPIQDAPVGASLLAKAPGLDHSVLEQK
- a CDS encoding GntR family transcriptional regulator translates to MNDQSLPLKKQPRRLGLSRNVTQDDIVYEHVFDAILEQRLAPGTKLSEEALGEIFGVSRTIIRRALSRLGHEGVVLLRPNRGAVVASPSVEEARQVFFARRMVEKAITQLAVEHATAEQLAELRQMVSDERDSFARGDRGAGIRLSGEFHLQLAVAARNAPLISFQRSLVSQTSLIIAQYETGNRTHCSYDEHNQLIDAIEARNAALAVELMMHHMDHIDSKLNLDEDSASDDLHAVFSHVMGRKKTER
- the puuE gene encoding allantoinase PuuE; translation: MSADYPRDLIGYGNNPPHPRWPGNARIALSFVLNYEEGGERNILHGDKESEAFLSEMVAAQPLQGQRNMSMESLYEYGSRAGVWRILKLFRQFDIPLTIFAVAMAAQRHPEVIRAMVAEGHEICSHGYRWIDYQNMDEAQEREHMRQAIQILTEISGERPLGWYTGRTGPNTRRLVMEEGGFLYDCDTYDDDLPYWEPNNPTGKPHLVIPYTLDTNDMRFTQVQGFNNGEQFFQYLKDAFDVLYAEGEDAPKMLSIGLHCRLIGRPARLAALKRFIEYAKGHEQVWFTRRVDIARHWHTEHPFTGKAEQ
- the uraH gene encoding hydroxyisourate hydrolase; translated protein: MGKLTTHVLDAAHGCPGSAIRIELYRVEDQRLLHIVSTLTNSDGRCDAPLLQGEAYQSGVYQLHFKAGDYYRTRGVVLNEPAFLDEVVLRFGIDAGQEHFHVPLLISPYSYSTYRGS
- the xdhC gene encoding xanthine dehydrogenase accessory protein XdhC, which codes for MNNWISALAELQARGEPGILVTIIEELGSTPRNAGSKMVVCAEHIHDTIGGGHLEYKAMEIAREMLASGTRQTRLERFNLGASLGQCCGGVNVLLFEPMGEPVAQIAVFGAGHVGRALVPLLASLPCRVRWIDSREQEFPEPMPEGVTKIINDEPVDEVAQLPVGTYCIVMTHNHQLDLELTAAILRRGDFGYFGLIGSKTKRVKFEHRLRERGFDASLLQRMRCPMGLAEVKGKLPIEIAVSIAAEIIATYNVSFGQHTANAEPIARLLPASRRSQSQ